One window of the Ananas comosus cultivar F153 linkage group 21, ASM154086v1, whole genome shotgun sequence genome contains the following:
- the LOC109726449 gene encoding cleft lip and palate transmembrane protein 1 homolog, which produces MSQPAAVAAAAAAPPPGAGRPGRPAQGGFGQTVSGIVRMAVFWYFASKFFSPKRPSEPSVLISNLFQKGETLDMWLYLSEKETFNDFNDEEALVWHETNVPYAIWGPASTRSHSMTYYPSEALKHNGSLYAHVFFARSGYPADPSDPEYDPKSAFGRTHPVVVFLPKSKVDKRKSLLGDSKSSSEEEPLPKDDDTQLEAKDEGPLEFVSYWKPNITINLVDDFTRYPHNNIPQTVAGHLNVDPITGNYYPTVYFNEFWLLRDKLIPLNETVKELPLNLELSPISMTKWQLFLQIEQSFQVHRSYGSMLEGETDELKRVFLEGNPYLLVVTMVVSLLHSVFDFLAFKNDIQFWNKNKSMEGLSAKSVVVSFICQLVVFLYLLDNETSWMILASSGVGCCIEFWKIGKAMHIEIDRSGKIPMLRFRDHDSYAKNKTKEYDDIAMKYLSYVLFFLVACSSVYSLMYEKHKSWYSWILSSLTSCVYMFGFIMMCPQLFINYKLQSVAHMPWRQMTYKFLNTIIDDLFAFVIKMPMLHRLSVFRDDVIFLIYLYQRWIYPVDKKRVNEFGFGGEDEDKGKENLLTNEATAAQDGAATSDAATSDESKKTK; this is translated from the exons ATGTCGCAACCTGCGgctgtggcggcggcggcggcggcgccgccgccgggggCGGGGCGGCCGGGGAGGCCGGCGCAGGGCGGCTTCGGGCAAACAGTGTCGGGGATTGTGCGGATGGCGGTGTTCTGGTACTTCGCCTCCAAGTTCTTCTCCCCCAAGAGGCCCTCCGAACCCTCGGTGCTCATCTCCAACCTCTTCCAAAAGGGCGAGACCCTG GATATGTGGCTATATTTATCTGAAAAGGAAACGTTCAACGACTTCAATGATGAAGAGGCCCTCGTTTGGCATGAGACAAATGTGCCATATGCTATATGGGGACCTGCTAGCACCAGATCTCATTCAATGACATATTATCCATCGGAG GCCTTGAAACATAATGGGAGCCTCTATGCGCATGTTTTCTTTGCCCGCTCTGGCTACCCAGCAGATCCTAGTGATCCTGAGTATGATCCGAAATCTGCCTTTGGGAGGACACATC cTGTTGTGGTGTTCCTGCCAAAGTCGAAAGTGGACAAAAGGAAGAGCTTACTGGGAGATTCTAAGAGTTCATCGGAAGAGGAGCCACTTCCCAAG GATGATGATACACAGCTTGAAGCTAAAGATGAAGGTCCTTTAGAATTTGTTTCATATTGGAAGCCCAATATCACCATTAATCTCGTTGATGATTTTACCCG GTACCCTCATAACAACATTCCTCAAACGGTTGCTGGTC ATTTGAATGTGGACCCAATAACTGGGAACTACTATCCGACAGTATACTTCAATGAATTTTGGCTTTTGAGGGATAAATTGATTCCACTCAATGAAACAGTGAAGGAATTGCCTCTTAACCTCGAACTCAGTCCAATTAGTATGACCAAGTGGCAGTTATTCTTACAGATTGAGCAGTCATTCCAGGTTCATCGCAGTTATGGAAGCATGCTTGAAGGCGAGACCGATGAACTTAAG AGGGTGTTCTTGGAAGGAAACCCATACCTTTTGGTAGTAACAATGGTCGTTTCCCTACTGCATTCTGTGTTCGATTTCTTGGCTTTCAAGAATG ATATTCAATTTTGGAACAAGAACAAGTCTATGGAGGGGTTATCTGCTAAATCAGTGGTTGTGAGCTTTATATGTCAGCTGGTTGTTTTCCTTTATCTCCTTGACAATGAGACTTCATGGATGATCCTTGCAAGTTCTGGAGTCGGCTGTTGCATTGAGTTTTGGAAAATTGGGAAAGCCATGCACATTGAG ATTGACAGAAGCGGAAAGATTCCCATGTTAAGGTTCCGGGACCATGACTCATATGCGAAGAATAAGACCAAGGAATATGATGACATTGCAATGAAATACTTGTCGTATGTTCTTTTCTTCCTTGTGGCTTGTTCCTCCGTCTATTCTCTCATGTATGAGAAGCACAAGAGCTGGTATTCTTGGATACTCTCTTCTCTCACTAGCTGCGTCTACATGTTTG GTTTTATCATGATGTGCCCGCAGCTCTTCATAAACTACAAGCTTCAGTCGGTGGCACATATGCCTTGGAGACAGATGACATACAAATTCCTCAACACTATCATCGACGACCTTTTCGCTTTTGTCATCAAAATGCCGATGCTTCATCGGCTCTCTGTTTTCCGAGACG ATGTAATTTTCTTGATATACCTATATCAGAGGTGGATATATCCGGTCGATAAGAAGCGAGTAAATGAGTTTGGTTTCGGAGGTGAAGATGAAGACAAGGGGAAAGAGAACCTTCTAACAAACGAAGCAACAGCAGCTCAAGATGGTGCCGCGACATCCGACGCTGCGACGTCCGATGAAAGCAAGAAGACCAAGTGA